Proteins co-encoded in one Cytobacillus sp. NJ13 genomic window:
- a CDS encoding alpha/beta hydrolase: MALDPQAKFLLEQMEAAGAPPMSQLSPEEARLTTDFSALAGEPEEVGKIENRKIAGLGGEIPVRIYTPKGEGPFPALVYYHGGGWVIGDLETVEVPCRLLTNLANCVVISVDYRLAPEHKFPAAADDSYAAVKWVAENAASIGVDPSRIAVGGDSAGGNLAAVVALLARDKGEISLAYQMLIYPVTNHSYATVSYTENADGYLLTKDSMEWFWNHYLRNEEDGKNPYASPLQAKDLSGLPPALVLTGEFDPLRDEGEAYAERLKEAGVPVEAKRYDGMIHGFFWMPGVLEQGRKSIEQAAEALKRVFQGSVASK, from the coding sequence ATGGCATTAGATCCGCAGGCAAAATTTTTATTGGAACAGATGGAGGCAGCAGGAGCTCCGCCGATGAGCCAGCTATCACCCGAGGAAGCCCGCCTTACCACAGATTTCAGTGCTTTGGCTGGAGAACCGGAGGAAGTAGGGAAGATTGAAAATAGAAAAATTGCGGGACTGGGAGGAGAGATACCTGTCCGAATTTATACTCCTAAAGGAGAAGGTCCATTTCCTGCGCTCGTATACTATCACGGCGGCGGCTGGGTAATCGGTGACCTGGAGACAGTAGAGGTTCCTTGCCGGCTATTAACGAATCTGGCAAATTGCGTGGTCATTTCTGTAGATTACAGACTGGCTCCAGAGCATAAATTCCCTGCCGCTGCGGATGATTCATATGCTGCAGTTAAGTGGGTGGCTGAAAATGCAGCATCCATTGGAGTGGATCCAAGCCGCATTGCCGTTGGCGGCGATAGTGCAGGCGGAAACCTTGCAGCCGTTGTTGCCCTTTTGGCTAGAGACAAAGGCGAAATCTCACTCGCCTATCAGATGCTGATCTACCCGGTAACCAACCATTCCTATGCAACAGTATCCTATACTGAAAACGCAGACGGCTACCTGTTAACGAAAGACAGCATGGAATGGTTCTGGAATCATTATTTGCGGAATGAAGAGGATGGAAAAAATCCATATGCCTCCCCACTGCAGGCAAAAGACCTAAGCGGACTGCCGCCGGCATTGGTTTTAACGGGAGAATTTGACCCGCTGCGCGATGAGGGTGAAGCCTATGCTGAGCGTTTAAAAGAAGCCGGCGTCCCGGTTGAAGCCAAACGATATGACGGCATGATTCATGGATTCTTTTGGATGCCAGGTGTACTGGAGCAGGGAAGAAAATCAATTGAGCAGGCGGCAGAGGCTTTAAAGCGTGTGTTCCAGGGCAGTGTCGCTTCGAAATAA
- a CDS encoding NAD(P)/FAD-dependent oxidoreductase, with protein sequence MSSFQKSNSLTDFDAVVVGAGFSGLYMLHRLREAGFSTRVFEAGDNVGGTWYWNRYPGARCDVESIYYNYTFSEELLKEWSWSAKYAEQPEILSYINYVADKFDLRRDVQFNTRVQSAHFDEKKNRWDIQLNNGEKVSAQYFITAVGCLSASNVPKFKGLENFKGEWHHTGHWPHEGVDFQGRRVGIIGTGSSGIQAIPVIAKEAKHLTVFQRTPQYSSPARNTPNDPEHLKNIRKNYREIRAKMRHSITGIPEEPRNISVFDESPEERQKVFEEAWQKGGLLNLTYTYNDLSITPEANAIVAEFIRSKIRETVIKPEVAEKLLPRFYYGTKRTIIDTDYFETYNRDNVSLVDVKEAPIQEITATGVKTADAEYDLDMIVFATGFDAMTGPLFKIDIRGKDGVSLKEKWAGGSHTRTYLGLGTAGFPNMFMLTGPESPSVLSNMMVSIEQHVEWVFDCISYMREQNQAVIEVKEEAENTWSKHCREIADQTLFTKTDSWYMGANIEGKARGFQIYLGGVGTYRKICDEVAEKGYEGFILKASEKSAVN encoded by the coding sequence ATGTCATCATTTCAAAAATCGAACTCTCTCACGGATTTTGATGCTGTCGTCGTAGGGGCTGGTTTTTCTGGATTATATATGCTGCATCGTTTGCGGGAGGCCGGTTTTTCCACCCGGGTATTTGAAGCAGGCGATAATGTCGGTGGGACATGGTATTGGAATCGGTATCCCGGTGCAAGATGCGATGTTGAAAGCATCTACTATAATTACACTTTTTCTGAGGAACTATTGAAAGAATGGAGCTGGTCGGCAAAATATGCCGAACAGCCTGAAATACTAAGCTACATAAATTATGTAGCAGATAAGTTTGATCTGCGGCGTGATGTGCAGTTCAATACAAGGGTGCAATCCGCGCATTTTGACGAAAAGAAAAATAGGTGGGACATCCAATTAAATAATGGTGAAAAAGTTTCTGCCCAATATTTTATTACAGCTGTAGGGTGCTTGTCAGCATCCAATGTACCTAAATTTAAAGGGCTGGAAAACTTTAAGGGCGAATGGCATCATACCGGGCACTGGCCGCATGAAGGAGTGGATTTCCAGGGCAGGCGGGTTGGCATCATTGGCACGGGGTCCAGCGGTATCCAGGCAATCCCTGTCATTGCAAAAGAAGCCAAGCACCTGACCGTATTCCAGCGGACCCCGCAGTACAGCAGCCCAGCCAGGAATACGCCGAATGATCCTGAACACCTGAAAAATATACGGAAAAATTACAGGGAAATCAGAGCAAAAATGCGCCATTCCATTACCGGCATACCGGAGGAGCCAAGAAACATTTCCGTGTTTGATGAATCTCCTGAAGAACGGCAAAAAGTTTTTGAAGAAGCCTGGCAAAAAGGAGGTCTGCTAAATCTTACTTACACATATAATGACTTGTCCATTACTCCTGAAGCCAATGCCATCGTGGCGGAGTTCATCCGCTCTAAAATCCGAGAAACAGTCATAAAGCCAGAAGTGGCTGAAAAACTCCTTCCAAGGTTCTATTACGGCACCAAACGCACCATCATTGATACAGATTATTTCGAGACCTATAACCGGGATAACGTATCGCTGGTGGATGTGAAAGAAGCGCCGATTCAGGAGATTACCGCAACAGGGGTAAAGACTGCGGATGCTGAATATGATCTTGACATGATTGTGTTTGCAACAGGATTTGATGCCATGACTGGACCGCTGTTTAAAATCGATATCCGCGGGAAAGACGGCGTCTCCCTTAAGGAAAAATGGGCTGGCGGCTCACATACTCGAACCTATCTAGGCCTAGGCACAGCAGGTTTCCCGAACATGTTCATGCTGACCGGACCTGAGAGTCCGTCCGTATTGAGCAATATGATGGTTTCGATTGAGCAGCATGTGGAATGGGTATTTGATTGCATCAGCTATATGCGCGAACAAAACCAGGCTGTCATTGAAGTAAAAGAAGAGGCGGAAAATACATGGAGCAAGCACTGCCGTGAAATCGCCGATCAGACTCTATTTACCAAAACAGACTCCTGGTACATGGGTGCCAATATTGAAGGAAAAGCCCGCGGCTTCCAAATCTATCTTGGCGGTGTTGGAACCTACCGAAAGATTTGTGATGAAGTCGCTGAAAAAGGCTATGAAGGTTTTATCCTGAAAGCCTCTGAAAAAAGTGCTGTGAATTAA